In Pseudomonas fluorescens, one genomic interval encodes:
- a CDS encoding ABC transporter ATP-binding protein, which translates to MSLLEIKNLNVRFGDKTATPVVDGLDLKVDKGEVLAIVGESGSGKSVTMMALMGLIEHPGIVTADSLSFDGKDMLKLSNRQRRQIVGKDLSMVFQDPMTALNPSYTVGFQIEEVLRLHLKMSGKQARKRAIELLEKVEIPGAASRMDAYPHQLSGGMSQRVAIAMAIAGEPKLLIADEPTTALDVTIQAQIMDLLLALQKEQNMGLVLITHDLAVVAETAQRVCVMYAGQAVEVGQVPQLFDIPAHPYSEALLKAIPEHSQGAERLATLPGIVPGRYDRPQGCLLSPRCPYVQDTCRAQRPALDPKSNSLARCFFPLNQEVA; encoded by the coding sequence ATGTCACTGCTAGAAATCAAGAATCTCAACGTTCGCTTCGGCGACAAAACCGCGACACCCGTTGTCGATGGCCTCGACCTGAAAGTCGACAAAGGCGAAGTCCTGGCGATCGTAGGCGAATCGGGTTCGGGTAAATCCGTGACCATGATGGCGCTGATGGGCCTGATCGAGCATCCCGGCATCGTCACCGCCGACTCGCTCAGCTTTGACGGCAAAGACATGCTCAAGCTGAGCAATCGTCAGCGTCGGCAAATCGTTGGCAAAGACCTGTCGATGGTGTTCCAGGACCCGATGACCGCGCTCAACCCGAGCTACACCGTTGGCTTCCAGATCGAAGAAGTGCTGCGGCTGCACCTGAAAATGTCCGGCAAGCAGGCGCGCAAACGCGCCATCGAACTGCTGGAAAAAGTGGAGATCCCGGGCGCCGCCAGCCGTATGGACGCCTACCCGCACCAACTGTCCGGCGGTATGAGCCAGCGTGTCGCAATCGCCATGGCGATTGCCGGCGAGCCGAAACTGCTGATCGCCGACGAACCGACCACGGCACTCGACGTAACCATTCAGGCACAGATCATGGATCTGCTGCTGGCGTTGCAGAAAGAACAGAACATGGGCCTGGTGCTGATCACTCACGACCTCGCGGTCGTGGCCGAAACCGCTCAGCGCGTCTGTGTGATGTACGCAGGCCAGGCTGTTGAAGTCGGTCAGGTGCCGCAACTGTTCGACATCCCGGCGCACCCGTACAGCGAAGCGCTGCTCAAGGCGATTCCGGAACACAGCCAGGGCGCCGAGCGTCTGGCGACACTGCCGGGCATCGTCCCGGGCCGTTATGACCGCCCGCAGGGTTGCCTGCTGTCGCCGCGCTGCCCGTACGTGCAGGACACCTGCCGCGCGCAGCGTCCGGCCCTTGATCCGAAAAGCAACAGCCTCGCGCGCTGCTTCTTCCCGCTGAACCAGGAGGTGGCGTAA
- a CDS encoding ABC transporter permease subunit: protein MSTPTSSVATSAPNADQSLLYPSPYKEFWQAFSKNKGAVAGLLFMLLVIFCAIFAPWVAPHNPSEQYRDFLLTPPAWLEGGQMQFLLGTDELGRDLLSRLIQGSRLSLLIGLSSVVMSLIPGILLGLFAGFFPKMIGPTIMRLMDIMLALPSLLLAVAIVAILGPGLINTVIAIAVVSLPSYVRLTRAAVMGELNRDYVTAARLAGAGLPRLMFITVLPNCMAPLIVQATLSFSSAILDAAALGFLGLGVQPPTPEWGTMLASARDYIERAWWVVSLPGLTILLSVLAINLMGDGLRDALDPKLKNAA, encoded by the coding sequence ATGAGCACTCCAACATCCTCAGTAGCCACTTCCGCTCCAAACGCGGATCAAAGCCTGCTGTACCCGTCACCGTACAAAGAATTCTGGCAAGCCTTTTCCAAGAACAAGGGCGCGGTTGCCGGCCTGCTGTTCATGCTGCTGGTGATTTTCTGCGCGATCTTCGCGCCGTGGGTCGCCCCGCATAACCCGAGCGAGCAATACCGGGACTTCCTGCTGACGCCACCGGCGTGGCTCGAAGGCGGGCAGATGCAATTCCTGCTCGGCACCGATGAACTGGGTCGCGACCTGCTGTCAAGGCTGATCCAGGGTTCGCGCCTGTCGCTGCTGATCGGTCTGTCGTCGGTGGTGATGTCGCTGATCCCGGGGATCCTGCTGGGTCTGTTCGCCGGTTTCTTCCCGAAAATGATCGGCCCGACCATCATGCGTCTGATGGACATCATGCTGGCCCTGCCGTCCCTGCTGCTGGCTGTGGCGATCGTCGCCATCCTCGGCCCTGGCCTGATCAACACCGTGATCGCCATTGCTGTGGTATCGCTGCCGTCCTACGTGCGTCTGACCCGTGCTGCGGTAATGGGCGAACTGAACCGCGACTACGTGACCGCCGCGCGTCTGGCCGGTGCCGGTCTGCCACGTCTGATGTTCATCACCGTGCTGCCCAACTGCATGGCGCCGCTGATCGTGCAGGCCACCCTGAGCTTCTCCTCGGCGATTCTCGATGCCGCCGCCCTGGGCTTCCTCGGCCTTGGCGTACAACCGCCAACCCCTGAATGGGGCACCATGCTGGCCTCGGCCCGCGATTACATCGAACGCGCCTGGTGGGTCGTGAGTCTGCCTGGTTTGACCATTTTGCTCAGCGTGCTGGCAATCAACTTGATGGGCGACGGTCTGCGCGATGCGCTGGACCCGAAACTCAAGAACGCCGCCTGA